One Paramisgurnus dabryanus chromosome 10, PD_genome_1.1, whole genome shotgun sequence genomic region harbors:
- the LOC135739291 gene encoding trace amine-associated receptor 13c-like has protein sequence MAHLTEDHETQYCFPAINSSCIKGKRSTHEYNFMYVFFSLQSGCTVFLNLLVIISISHFKKLHTPTNLLILSLAVADLLIGLIVMPLEAIKLIETCWYFGDNLCELYSMFIGLLLSASLSHLILIAVDRYVAVCYPLHYPQKITTTKTIMSICICWFCSTAYNIALIRSSRHSDLHKTDVCYGECTFTVSYAWKVTDLIMSLLFPCTVIITLYMRIFYVVHQQVKVINSQLKGGKHIMKGSLKRKSEGKAALTLGLIVMVYLLCWIPYFILFPIENTEMVSTTLVLLWIIYSNSAVNPLIYALFYPWFKMSVKLIITLKIFQPASSLVDIF, from the coding sequence ATGGCCCATTTGACAGAAGATCATGAGACTCAATACTGCTTTCCTGCGATTAATTCTTCATGTATCAAGGGAAAACGCTCCACACATGAATACAAtttcatgtatgtgtttttttcattgcAGTCGGGATGTACTGTGTTTCTGAATCTGCTGGTTatcatctccatctctcacttcaagAAGCTTCACACTCCAACCAACTTGCTCATTCTCTCTCTGGCTGTGGCCGACCTGCTTATAGGACTTATTGTCATGCCCTTGGAGGCCATCAAACTTATTGAGACGTGTTGGTACTTTGGAGACAATTTATGTGAATTGTATTCAATGTTTATTGGACTGCTTCTCTCAGCATCGCTGAGTCATTTAATTTTAATCGCTGTTGATCGCTATGTCGCTGTGTGTTACCCTTTGCATTACCCACAGAAAATAACTACCACTAAAACCATAATGAGCATCTGTATCTGCTGGTTTTGTTCTACAGCTTATAATATTGCCCTTATTAGAAGCAGTAGACATTCTGACTTACACAAAACAGATGTGTGTTATGGAGAGTGTACTTTTACAGTTAGTTATGCATGGAAAGTCACTGATCTGATCATGTCCCTGCTGTTTCCTTGTACTGTAATCATAACTTTATATATGAGGATTTTCTATGTCGTACATCAGCAAGTGAAAGTTATAAACTCTCAGTTAAAGGGTGGAAAGCATATAATGAAAGGTTCACTGAAGAGAAAATCTGAGGGCAAAGCGGCTCTGACATTAGGACTCATTGTCATGGTTTATCTGCTTTGCTGGATTCCGTACTTCATTTTGTTTCCAAtagaaaacacagaaatggtTTCTACCACGTTAGTTTTATTATGGATTATATATTCAAACTCTGCTGTAAATCCTCTAATCTATGCTTTATTCTACCCCTGGTTTAAAATGTCAGTTAAACTTATCATaactcttaaaatatttcaaCCAGCATCCTCTCTCGTggacattttttag
- the LOC135739287 gene encoding trace amine-associated receptor 13c-like, translating to MAYETEDHETQYCFPAINSSCIKTKRSTHEYNIMYVFFSVLSVWTVFLNLLVIISISHFKKLHTPTNMLILSLAVADLLVGLIIMPLEAIRLIETCWYFGNTICRLFILILGLLLNTSLSNLVFIAVDRYVAVCHPLLYPQKITMTRTIIIICVSWFCSSAYNISIIITTSQRKYKCYGECTIIVTFAWTIIDLFVSFLLPCTIIISLYLRIFYVAHHQVKVINSLMRSGKHLTEASVRRKSESKAALTLGIIVTVYLFCWIPYFVLTLTPNTRMTSVIAYFILWMMYINSGLNPLIYAIFYPWFRTSVKHILNLSKIFKPA from the coding sequence ATGGCCTATGAGACAGAAGATCATGAGACTCAATACTGCTTTCCTGCCATTAACTCATCATGCATCAAGACAAAACGCTCCACACATGAATACAAtatcatgtatgtgtttttttcagtgctGTCAGTATGGACTGTGTTTCTGAATCTGCTGGTgatcatctccatctctcacttcaagAAGCTTCACACTCCAACCAACATGCTCATTCTCTCTCTGGCTGTAGCCGACCTGCTTGTGGGACTCATTATCATGCCCTTGGAGGCGATTAGGTTGATTGAAACATGTTGGTACTTTGGAAACACTATCTGTAGACTGTTTATATTAATCTTAGGTTTGCTCCTCAATACATCTCTGagtaatttagtttttataGCTGTTGACCGATATGTGGCTGTGTGTCACCCTCTGCTGTACCCACAGAAAATAACAATGACTAGAACAATAATTATTATCTGTGTTTCCTGGTTCTGCTCTTCAGCTTATAACATTTCAATTATTATAACTACCTCACAAAGAAAATACAAATGTTATGGAGAATGTACAATTATCGTTACTTTCGCCTGGACAATCATTGACCTGTTTGTGTCTTTTCTGCTTCCTTGTACCATCATTATATCCTTATATTTGAGAATCTTTTATGTTGCACATCATCAAGTGAAGGTTATAAACTCTCTGATGAGGAGTGGAAAACATCTAACAGAAGCTTCAGTGAGAAGGAAATCTGAGAGCAAAGCCGCTCTGACATTAGGAATCATTGTGACGGTTTATCTGTTTTGCTGGATTCCCTATTTTGTTTTAACTCTAACACCAAACACAAGAATGACTTCTGTTATAGCCTATTTTATATTATGGATGATGTATATTAATTCAGGTCTGAATCCTCTCATCTATGCTATATTTTACCCCTGGTTTAGAACGTCAGTTAAACACATCCTAAATCTATCCAAAATATTTAAACCAGCATAA